In one Rutidosis leptorrhynchoides isolate AG116_Rl617_1_P2 chromosome 8, CSIRO_AGI_Rlap_v1, whole genome shotgun sequence genomic region, the following are encoded:
- the LOC139863412 gene encoding uncharacterized protein encodes MRLGYYWPSMYRDTRDAIKNCLSCQRHAPQIHVPSHELIPITSSWPFYKWAIDLVGPFPDGRHLVVAVDFFTKWVEAKPLKRITGRQIVEVTNRDIVSGIRGRLDTDRKGWEDELPMVLWAFRTTPKGSNRETPFSLVYCSEAVIPTEIAVSTQRVTEFNEEANMV; translated from the exons ATGCGTTTGGGTTATTACTGGCCATCAATGTACCGTGACACCCGCGATGCAATTAAGAATTGCCTTTCTTGTCAACGCCACGCGCCACAAATTCATGTACCGTCTCATGAGTTGATTCCCATCACATCATCTTGGCCATTTTACAAGTGGGCAATCGATCTAGTCGGCCCGTTTCCCGATGGACGGCACCTTGTTGTAGCAGTTGACTTTTTTACCAAATGGGTGGAGGCTAAGCCATTGAAGAGAATCACGGGCAGACAGATT GTTGAAGTTACCAACAGGGACATTGTATCCGGCATCAGAGGCAGGTTGGATACGGATCGGAAAGGTTGGGAAGATGAGTTACCAATGGTTCTGTGGGCATTTCGCACCACACCAAAAGGAAGCAATCGCGAAACACCTTTTAGCCTTGTTTACTGTTCAGAGGCGGTCATCCCGACAGAAATAGCGGTTTCGACACAGCGCGTTACGGAATTCAATGAGGAAGCTAACATGGTATAG